In one window of Frigoriglobus tundricola DNA:
- a CDS encoding DUF2695 domain-containing protein codes for MRAWCAASGLEFAPVEAWLLDTGGGCDCEALAGAEPAFREACGEPGG; via the coding sequence GTGAGGGCGTGGTGCGCCGCGTCCGGGCTCGAGTTCGCGCCCGTGGAGGCATGGCTGCTCGACACCGGCGGGGGCTGCGACTGTGAGGCCCTCGCCGGTGCGGAGCCGGCGTTTCGGGAGGCGTGTGGCGAGCCCGGCGGGTGA
- a CDS encoding DUF1552 domain-containing protein: protein MKSISRRAALKGLGTAVALPFLESLAGAAPAASAVAAPKRLAFIYVPNGVNMPEWTPRAEGPLKELTGTLAPLNPFKDHVNVLSGLACDKARANGDGPGDHARAMSAFLTGRQARKTHGADIRAGVSADQHVANAIGDRTRFPSLELGIERGGSTGNCDSGYSCAYSHNLSWRGESTPNSKEVDPKAVFERLFSGTDPKELAEARAKRELYNKSVLDFVMEDAKGLNSTLGSGDQKKLDEYLTSVREVEQQIQKARAANTAPVPKPDMKAPTGIPKDVQDHIRLMCDLMVLAYQTDLTRVVTLPFANEGSNRPYKHIEVPEGHHDLSHHGNDAKKLEKIAKINKFHTEQLAYLLGKMKAVKEPNGTSLLDSVMLVYGSGNGDGNRHNHDELPVLLVGKGGGTIESGRHISFPKHADTPITNLFLALFERMGTPTRTFGDSTGVLKI, encoded by the coding sequence ATGAAGTCGATTTCCCGCCGGGCCGCACTGAAGGGGTTGGGGACCGCGGTGGCCCTGCCCTTCCTCGAATCGCTGGCCGGTGCCGCGCCCGCCGCGTCCGCGGTCGCCGCGCCCAAGCGGCTGGCCTTCATTTACGTCCCGAACGGCGTGAACATGCCCGAGTGGACGCCGAGGGCCGAGGGCCCACTCAAGGAGCTGACGGGCACGCTCGCCCCGCTCAACCCGTTCAAGGACCACGTCAACGTGTTGTCCGGGCTGGCGTGTGACAAGGCGCGGGCGAACGGCGACGGCCCCGGCGACCACGCCCGCGCCATGTCGGCGTTCCTGACGGGCCGCCAGGCGCGCAAGACGCACGGCGCCGACATCCGGGCGGGCGTGTCCGCCGACCAGCACGTCGCGAACGCCATCGGCGACAGGACCCGGTTCCCGTCCCTCGAGCTCGGCATCGAGCGGGGCGGCAGCACCGGGAACTGCGACAGCGGCTACTCGTGCGCGTACTCGCACAACCTGTCGTGGCGCGGCGAGTCCACCCCGAACTCGAAGGAGGTGGACCCGAAGGCCGTCTTCGAGCGGCTCTTCAGCGGCACCGACCCGAAGGAACTCGCCGAGGCCCGCGCCAAGCGCGAGCTGTACAACAAGAGCGTCCTCGACTTCGTGATGGAAGACGCCAAGGGGCTCAACAGCACGCTCGGGTCCGGCGACCAGAAGAAGCTCGACGAGTACCTCACGAGCGTCCGCGAGGTCGAGCAGCAGATCCAGAAGGCGCGGGCCGCCAACACGGCGCCGGTTCCGAAGCCGGACATGAAGGCCCCGACGGGCATTCCCAAGGACGTCCAGGACCACATCCGGCTGATGTGTGACCTGATGGTACTCGCGTACCAGACCGACCTCACCCGCGTGGTGACGCTGCCGTTCGCCAACGAGGGCAGCAACCGGCCCTACAAGCACATCGAGGTGCCGGAGGGGCACCACGACCTGTCGCACCACGGCAACGACGCGAAGAAGCTCGAAAAGATCGCGAAGATCAACAAGTTCCACACGGAACAGTTGGCGTACCTGCTCGGCAAGATGAAGGCCGTGAAGGAGCCGAACGGTACGAGCCTGCTGGACAGCGTCATGCTCGTGTACGGGAGCGGCAACGGCGACGGCAACCGGCACAACCACGACGAGTTGCCGGTCCTGCTCGTGGGCAAAGGCGGCGGCACGATCGAAAGCGGGCGGCACATCAGCTTCCCGAAGCACGCCGACACGCCGATCACCAACCTGTTCCTGGCCCTCTTCGAGCGGATGGGCACCCCGACCCGGACGTTCGGCGACAGCACCGGCGTGCTGAAGATCTGA
- a CDS encoding GxxExxY protein: MARSPELSSGPAIEVHRIMGPGLLESVYQRCPCHELNLRSIPFEPQVPLPLLYKGREHGNELIPDVLVDGRLILELKAVDELAPVHEAQLLTYLRLSGIKLGLLINFNVRFLKDGIRRRIL; the protein is encoded by the coding sequence ATGGCCCGCTCACCCGAGCTGTCATCGGGGCCCGCAATTGAGGTTCACCGGATCATGGGTCCGGGGCTACTGGAGTCTGTGTACCAGCGCTGCCCCTGCCACGAACTCAATTTGCGGTCGATTCCGTTTGAGCCTCAAGTTCCCTTGCCCCTGCTGTACAAGGGACGCGAGCACGGAAACGAGCTGATCCCAGACGTTTTGGTTGATGGGCGTCTGATCCTTGAACTCAAAGCGGTAGACGAACTCGCCCCCGTGCACGAGGCCCAACTGCTGACTTACTTGAGACTCAGCGGCATCAAGCTCGGCCTCCTCATCAACTTCAACGTTCGATTTTTGAAAGACGGTATCCGACGGCGAATTCTCTAG
- the dcuC gene encoding C4-dicarboxylate transporter DcuC: MTFAMLPVLVLIALAVYAVVRGADVRLVLLAAALAIAGLSGDVTPVIREFLGTFSNEKFVVPICTAMGFAYVLKHTGCERHLVRLLVRPIAHARGLLVPGVVVVGFLVNVPVISQTSTAVCIGPVVIPLMRAAGYSMLTIGACLLLGTSVGGELLNPGAPELLTVFDKTGVTSTEQARRYLPAPVFTLLAVSGAVIWLLSLWWERSKRPEPSSDPGAAQVESQLERINLLKAAVPLVPLGLLFASGLPAPFNGVDVPDAWVVLPKSGHRDPLYGSRLIGLAMLVGVGAAMVAAPRRARDCVKHFFDGAGYGFANIISLIVAANCFGAAVRESGLAAELGRVIESNPRLMDPLAAFVPLAFAALGGSGMASTQSLYGFFYGPAVALGLDPTSVGALVAVGSAAGRTMSPVAAVVLMCASLTGSRPLDLVKRVAAPLLIGIVVVLALRGAGVL; this comes from the coding sequence GTGACGTTCGCAATGCTGCCGGTGCTCGTTCTCATCGCTCTGGCCGTGTACGCCGTCGTTCGTGGCGCGGACGTGCGGCTGGTGCTGCTCGCCGCCGCGCTGGCCATCGCCGGGCTGAGCGGCGACGTGACGCCCGTGATCCGCGAGTTCCTCGGCACGTTTTCCAACGAAAAGTTCGTCGTGCCGATCTGCACCGCGATGGGCTTCGCCTACGTGTTGAAACACACCGGGTGCGAGCGGCACCTCGTGCGGCTCCTGGTGCGCCCGATCGCGCACGCGCGGGGGCTGCTCGTGCCCGGCGTCGTGGTCGTCGGGTTCCTGGTCAACGTTCCGGTCATCAGCCAGACGAGCACCGCCGTGTGCATCGGTCCGGTCGTGATCCCGCTCATGCGTGCCGCCGGGTACTCGATGCTGACGATCGGTGCGTGCCTGTTGCTCGGCACATCGGTGGGCGGGGAACTGCTCAACCCGGGGGCACCGGAACTGCTAACTGTTTTTGACAAAACCGGCGTAACGAGTACCGAACAGGCGCGGCGCTACCTCCCGGCGCCGGTGTTCACTCTGCTCGCCGTCTCGGGCGCGGTGATCTGGCTCCTGTCCCTCTGGTGGGAGCGGAGTAAACGACCGGAGCCATCGAGTGATCCTGGCGCGGCGCAGGTCGAGAGCCAGCTCGAACGTATCAATTTGCTGAAGGCTGCGGTTCCGCTCGTTCCATTGGGGCTGTTGTTCGCGTCCGGGTTGCCGGCGCCGTTCAACGGGGTCGATGTCCCGGACGCGTGGGTCGTCCTCCCGAAAAGTGGGCACCGGGACCCGCTTTACGGGAGCCGGCTCATTGGTTTGGCGATGCTCGTCGGCGTGGGGGCCGCGATGGTCGCGGCGCCGCGCCGGGCGCGCGACTGTGTGAAGCACTTCTTCGACGGCGCCGGCTACGGCTTTGCCAACATCATCAGCCTGATCGTGGCGGCGAACTGTTTCGGGGCGGCCGTTCGTGAGTCCGGGCTGGCGGCCGAACTCGGTCGGGTGATCGAGTCGAACCCGCGGCTGATGGACCCGCTGGCCGCGTTCGTGCCGCTCGCGTTTGCCGCCCTCGGCGGTTCGGGGATGGCGAGTACGCAGAGCCTGTACGGCTTCTTTTACGGCCCGGCGGTCGCGCTCGGGCTGGACCCGACTTCCGTCGGGGCGCTGGTCGCGGTGGGCTCGGCCGCCGGGCGCACGATGTCGCCGGTGGCCGCGGTCGTGCTGATGTGCGCGTCGCTAACCGGTTCCCGGCCGCTCGACCTGGTGAAGCGGGTCGCCGCACCGCTGCTGATCGGGATTGTGGTGGTGCTCGCCTTGCGGGGGGCCGGGGTGCTGTGA
- a CDS encoding DUF1559 family PulG-like putative transporter, whose translation MRPHLSPGARPRRGPATGFTLIELLVVIAIIAILIGLLLPAVQKVREAAARMQCSNNLKQLGIATHAYHDVNGAFPFEDGPMSLPANGLVPPSIFVQVLPFIEQGNLYQQMSAQPGGLNNFIGNQTLANTVAIKTFLCPSRRSAPGGLGKVDYAGTYNGGIDELDITNYQPSATGDRSILNTAGTSMTAVTNGAGTSNTLLLAHKILQPVNYSGAPSTLANPCGPGTSCKDLGWAVTLKGQTGYDHMRWCDTYAGGSNAHRGYFKDDNNVDENHLGGPHTSGSPVLWADGGVRMYSYGYVDSSGYSDDAVWQSFWSYNRSWQNTPP comes from the coding sequence ATGCGCCCACACCTCTCTCCCGGGGCCCGCCCGCGGCGCGGGCCCGCGACCGGCTTCACCCTGATCGAGCTGTTGGTCGTGATCGCCATCATCGCGATCCTGATCGGCCTGCTGCTCCCGGCGGTTCAAAAGGTCCGCGAGGCCGCGGCCCGGATGCAGTGCTCCAACAACCTGAAGCAGCTCGGAATCGCCACGCACGCGTACCACGACGTCAACGGCGCGTTCCCCTTCGAGGACGGCCCCATGAGTCTGCCCGCCAACGGCCTGGTGCCCCCGAGCATCTTCGTGCAGGTCCTGCCCTTCATCGAGCAGGGTAACCTCTACCAACAAATGAGCGCCCAGCCGGGCGGCCTCAACAACTTCATCGGGAACCAGACTCTCGCCAACACCGTCGCGATCAAGACCTTCCTCTGCCCGTCGCGCCGGAGCGCGCCGGGCGGCCTCGGCAAGGTCGATTACGCGGGGACCTACAACGGCGGCATCGACGAACTGGACATCACGAACTACCAGCCCAGCGCGACCGGCGACCGGTCGATCCTGAACACCGCGGGCACGAGCATGACCGCGGTCACGAACGGTGCGGGGACGTCGAACACGCTCCTCCTGGCCCACAAGATCCTCCAGCCGGTGAACTACAGCGGTGCCCCCTCCACCCTGGCCAACCCGTGCGGCCCGGGGACCTCGTGCAAGGACCTGGGCTGGGCGGTCACACTCAAGGGCCAGACCGGCTACGATCACATGCGGTGGTGCGACACCTACGCCGGCGGCTCGAACGCGCACCGGGGCTACTTCAAGGACGACAATAACGTGGACGAGAACCACCTCGGCGGCCCGCACACCAGCGGCTCGCCCGTTCTGTGGGCCGACGGCGGTGTGAGAATGTACTCCTACGGCTACGTGGACTCGAGCGGCTACTCCGACGACGCGGTCTGGCAGTCCTTCTGGTCCTACAACCGGAGCTGGCAAAATACGCCCCCGTAA
- a CDS encoding DUF1592 domain-containing protein yields the protein MGLRTALVLFGTAVAGSGAGAWLIPTLARPSTVAAKPAEAPTGPAAPPEDATFTTKVLPLINKYCLECHNGEKAKGGLTLEGYVSEAHARKDRKNWLAIQHVIASGEMPPKKKPQPTKDEKEFLLDWIANSLTKVDCTTPKDPGRVTLRRLNRAEYNNTIRDLCGVDSKPADEFPADDVGYGFDNIGDVLSFQPVLLEKYLAAADKVLATALHVPEPVKSSKQGFGSQNILVLPRSAKTPDPGNKIVFKSDGSAFLEKFNFPAEGEYIIRFRAWGTKAGDEFPKATVRVSGDDVESFAVEAEQGKAKVYEARTRIKRGERRVAVAFVNAFEDKPNKKFRELGLERIEIEGPFGPVPPPEPASVKVLLVARPGSGTDARSAAEAVLTAFARRAYRRPVTPDEVARLMKLYDTATKQGEAFPAALKLPMKAALVSPHFLYRIEEDPKNPNDVRTLNDFEFATRLSYFLWSSMPDEELFALAARGELRKPGTLEAQVKRMLKDPKAKALSENFAGQWLELRKLNALAPDKGYFPGWDDALRNAMVREAEAFFEYVVQNDRSVLEFLDADYTFVNDRLAKHYGIPNVTGAQFRQVKLPDGRRGGVITMASTLTVTSNPTRTSPVKRGKWILENVLGTPPPPPAPDVPELPPTGQLKGTLRQQMEQHRADPACAVCHSKLDPLGFGLENFDGIGGWRTQDNKKDIDPSGELPGGVKFSGPAELRKVLLGKSDQFRSCFAEKLLTFGLGRGLEYYDKCALDDIVKAAKANDDKFSALVLAVVKSDPFQKRKGKRSE from the coding sequence ATGGGGTTGCGAACCGCCCTTGTGTTGTTCGGCACGGCCGTCGCGGGGAGCGGCGCGGGCGCGTGGTTGATTCCGACCCTCGCGCGGCCCAGCACCGTTGCCGCAAAGCCAGCGGAAGCGCCCACGGGCCCCGCCGCGCCCCCTGAGGACGCGACCTTCACCACAAAGGTTCTGCCCCTCATCAACAAGTATTGCCTCGAGTGCCACAACGGCGAAAAGGCCAAAGGCGGGCTCACGCTCGAGGGCTACGTCAGCGAGGCGCACGCCCGCAAGGACCGCAAGAACTGGCTCGCGATCCAGCACGTCATCGCCTCCGGCGAAATGCCGCCCAAGAAGAAGCCGCAACCGACCAAAGACGAGAAGGAGTTCCTGCTCGACTGGATCGCCAACTCGCTCACGAAGGTCGATTGCACCACGCCCAAAGACCCCGGCCGCGTCACCCTCCGGCGGCTCAACCGGGCCGAGTACAACAACACGATCCGCGACCTGTGCGGCGTGGACTCCAAGCCCGCGGACGAGTTCCCCGCCGACGACGTCGGGTACGGGTTCGACAACATCGGTGACGTGCTCTCGTTCCAGCCCGTGCTGCTCGAGAAGTATCTGGCCGCCGCCGACAAGGTCCTCGCGACCGCGCTCCACGTTCCCGAACCGGTGAAAAGCAGCAAACAGGGGTTCGGCTCCCAGAACATCCTCGTCCTCCCGCGCAGTGCCAAGACACCGGACCCGGGGAACAAGATCGTCTTCAAATCGGACGGCTCCGCGTTCCTGGAGAAGTTCAACTTCCCGGCCGAAGGCGAGTACATCATCCGGTTCCGCGCCTGGGGCACGAAGGCGGGCGACGAGTTTCCGAAAGCGACCGTCCGCGTCAGCGGGGACGACGTGGAGAGTTTCGCCGTGGAGGCCGAGCAGGGGAAGGCCAAGGTGTACGAAGCGCGGACCCGAATCAAGCGCGGCGAAAGGCGGGTGGCGGTCGCCTTCGTCAACGCGTTCGAGGACAAGCCGAACAAGAAGTTCCGCGAACTCGGCCTGGAGCGGATCGAGATCGAGGGGCCGTTCGGCCCGGTCCCGCCGCCGGAGCCCGCGTCGGTCAAAGTGCTGCTCGTCGCCCGCCCCGGTTCCGGCACCGACGCCCGCAGCGCGGCCGAGGCGGTGCTGACGGCCTTCGCCCGCCGCGCGTACCGCCGCCCCGTCACGCCCGATGAGGTCGCCCGGCTGATGAAGCTCTACGACACCGCGACCAAGCAGGGCGAGGCGTTCCCCGCCGCGCTCAAGCTGCCGATGAAGGCGGCCCTGGTGTCGCCGCACTTCCTCTACCGCATCGAGGAAGACCCGAAGAACCCGAACGACGTGCGGACCCTCAACGACTTCGAGTTCGCCACCCGCCTGAGTTACTTCCTGTGGTCGAGCATGCCGGACGAGGAGCTGTTCGCGCTCGCAGCGCGGGGCGAACTCCGGAAGCCCGGGACGCTCGAAGCGCAGGTGAAGCGGATGCTGAAGGACCCGAAGGCGAAGGCGCTCTCGGAGAACTTCGCCGGCCAGTGGCTCGAGCTGCGGAAGCTGAACGCGCTCGCCCCCGACAAGGGCTACTTCCCCGGTTGGGACGACGCGCTCCGCAACGCGATGGTCCGCGAGGCCGAGGCGTTCTTCGAGTACGTCGTCCAGAACGACCGCTCCGTCCTCGAGTTCCTCGACGCCGATTACACCTTCGTGAACGACCGCCTCGCCAAGCACTACGGCATCCCGAACGTGACCGGCGCGCAGTTCCGGCAAGTGAAGCTACCGGACGGCCGGCGCGGCGGGGTCATCACAATGGCGAGCACGCTCACCGTGACGTCCAACCCGACCCGCACCAGCCCGGTGAAGCGCGGGAAGTGGATTCTGGAAAACGTGCTCGGCACGCCGCCCCCGCCGCCGGCGCCCGACGTGCCCGAACTGCCGCCGACGGGCCAACTGAAGGGCACCCTCCGCCAGCAAATGGAGCAGCACCGGGCCGACCCGGCGTGCGCGGTGTGCCACAGCAAGCTCGACCCGCTCGGCTTCGGGCTGGAGAACTTCGACGGCATCGGCGGCTGGCGGACCCAGGACAACAAGAAGGACATCGACCCGTCCGGCGAGCTGCCCGGGGGCGTAAAGTTCAGCGGCCCGGCCGAGCTGAGGAAGGTGCTGCTCGGCAAGTCCGACCAGTTCCGCTCCTGCTTCGCGGAAAAACTGCTCACCTTCGGACTGGGGCGCGGGTTAGAGTATTACGATAAATGCGCCCTGGACGACATCGTGAAGGCCGCAAAGGCCAACGACGACAAGTTTTCCGCGCTGGTGCTGGCGGTCGTGAAGTCCGACCCGTTCCAGAAGCGCAAGGGTAAGAGGAGTGAGTGA
- a CDS encoding sialate O-acetylesterase: MGPRHGQFPAPTLGACALALLVTASGAPAADKPLKVFILAGQSNMQGHARVSTFGSLADDPKTAPLLKEMRGPDGKPRTCERVWISSVGCAGDGWSDVIEQKGKLTAGFGASAEKIGPEFTFGIYTEQRLGGPVLIIKTAWGGRSLHTDFRPPGAGPEPFNDFIIDQWKKQGLDVEKEAAKIHKNGGVFYRHMIDHVRKVLKDIKRVVPDYDDKQGYELAGFVWFQGFNDLVDDWTYHDRMKPGGYDPYADLLAHLVRDVRKDLSAPKLPVVIGVMGIGGAAEGQKAPQMYFRRAQAAPAARPEFKGNVVAVETAPFWDDDLDALQQRWEKLEAQLDREFKKDPGLKPAAKEEARRAAVAEQFTPEEQKRLKAGVSNGGYHYLGAAKIMAPIGKAFADALVPAKATK, encoded by the coding sequence ATGGGTCCGCGACACGGACAGTTTCCCGCGCCGACACTCGGCGCCTGTGCCCTCGCGCTGCTCGTGACCGCGAGCGGCGCGCCGGCGGCCGACAAGCCCTTAAAGGTGTTCATCCTGGCCGGGCAGTCGAACATGCAGGGGCACGCGCGCGTCTCGACGTTCGGTTCGCTGGCCGACGACCCGAAGACGGCGCCGCTCCTCAAGGAGATGCGCGGCCCCGACGGCAAGCCCCGGACCTGTGAGCGGGTCTGGATCTCGTCGGTCGGCTGCGCCGGAGACGGCTGGTCCGATGTCATCGAGCAGAAAGGGAAACTGACGGCCGGCTTCGGCGCCTCGGCCGAGAAGATCGGTCCGGAGTTCACGTTCGGCATTTACACGGAGCAGCGGCTGGGCGGGCCCGTGCTGATCATCAAGACCGCCTGGGGCGGCCGGAGCCTCCACACGGACTTCCGGCCCCCCGGCGCCGGGCCGGAGCCGTTCAACGACTTCATCATCGACCAGTGGAAGAAGCAGGGCCTCGACGTCGAAAAGGAGGCGGCGAAGATTCACAAGAACGGCGGGGTGTTTTACCGCCACATGATCGACCACGTCCGGAAGGTGCTCAAGGACATCAAACGGGTGGTGCCGGACTACGACGACAAGCAGGGGTACGAACTGGCCGGGTTCGTGTGGTTCCAGGGGTTCAACGACCTGGTCGACGACTGGACGTACCACGACCGGATGAAGCCCGGCGGGTACGACCCGTACGCGGACCTCCTGGCGCACCTCGTCCGCGACGTCCGCAAGGACCTGTCGGCCCCGAAGCTGCCCGTCGTGATCGGCGTCATGGGGATCGGGGGCGCGGCGGAGGGGCAGAAGGCGCCCCAGATGTATTTCCGCCGGGCCCAGGCCGCGCCGGCGGCGCGGCCCGAGTTCAAGGGCAACGTGGTCGCGGTGGAGACGGCACCGTTTTGGGACGACGATCTGGACGCGCTCCAACAGCGGTGGGAGAAGCTCGAAGCCCAGCTCGACCGGGAGTTCAAGAAGGACCCGGGCCTGAAACCGGCGGCCAAAGAGGAGGCGCGCCGGGCGGCCGTCGCGGAGCAGTTCACGCCCGAGGAGCAGAAGCGCCTGAAGGCGGGGGTCTCCAACGGGGGGTACCACTACCTCGGCGCGGCCAAGATCATGGCACCGATCGGCAAGGCGTTCGCCGACGCCCTCGTCCCCGCGAAGGCGACCAAATAG
- a CDS encoding TIGR04222 domain-containing membrane protein, with protein sequence MPTPDSDLYRRLLNFPIDEGTPALSFEARLARENGWDTAFARRVVLEYRRFLFLALTADHTVTPSESVDQAWHLHLTYTRSYWERMCGELLGRPLHHGPTRGGAAESRKFRDLYTSTLASYRLTFGETPPADVWPPVDVRFGEAAHFVRVNTARNWVVPKSALRRGLRSTGFGFGVVACAAGCGGVVADPFDLVGTDYLWFLVPLLLAALAVGLWLRNALRGPGTQPADESQLDWADAAYLAGGPHRLTTAAIARLVATGAARVSADGKVMEAVGAAPPEMSDVEREVFDALPFARDEREKMAHVARWVDRAFAERAAELRTAGYLLSAGRMVASGFAAVFPLFAVAVGFGGSRLVSGIETGKPVGLLLFTLIAALVTGVLLFLVSLNRTTRRGTLALACLRATAAPPPMDAKPDAVGQLVGLYGTSALAGCVLVDLAAFATWCPRPTPGGGDGGGGCGTGCTAGSGGDGGAGCGGGGCGGGGCGGGCGGCGG encoded by the coding sequence ATGCCGACCCCCGACTCCGACCTGTACCGCCGGCTCTTGAACTTTCCCATCGACGAGGGCACTCCCGCCCTGTCGTTCGAGGCCCGTTTGGCCCGCGAGAACGGCTGGGACACGGCGTTCGCTCGCCGCGTCGTCCTCGAGTACCGCCGGTTCCTCTTTCTGGCCCTCACCGCCGACCACACCGTCACGCCGTCCGAGTCGGTCGATCAGGCGTGGCACCTGCACCTCACCTACACGCGGTCGTACTGGGAGCGGATGTGCGGCGAGCTGCTCGGCCGCCCGCTCCACCACGGCCCGACCCGTGGTGGGGCCGCCGAGTCGAGAAAGTTTCGCGATCTCTATACCTCGACCCTGGCCTCGTATCGGTTGACGTTCGGCGAGACGCCGCCGGCCGACGTCTGGCCGCCCGTCGACGTGCGGTTCGGTGAAGCCGCACACTTCGTTCGAGTGAATACGGCCCGGAACTGGGTGGTGCCCAAATCTGCGCTCCGGCGGGGGCTCCGATCGACCGGTTTCGGCTTCGGTGTGGTCGCGTGTGCCGCCGGGTGTGGGGGCGTGGTGGCCGACCCGTTCGATCTCGTCGGGACCGATTATCTCTGGTTTCTCGTTCCACTGCTGCTCGCGGCGCTCGCCGTCGGGTTGTGGCTGCGGAACGCCCTGCGCGGGCCTGGCACCCAACCCGCCGACGAGTCCCAACTCGACTGGGCGGACGCCGCGTATCTGGCCGGTGGCCCCCACCGATTGACCACGGCGGCGATCGCGCGACTGGTGGCCACCGGGGCGGCACGGGTTTCGGCCGACGGGAAGGTGATGGAAGCGGTCGGGGCCGCGCCGCCGGAAATGTCGGATGTCGAACGCGAGGTGTTCGACGCGCTGCCATTTGCGCGGGACGAGCGCGAGAAGATGGCGCACGTTGCCCGGTGGGTCGATCGCGCATTCGCCGAACGTGCGGCCGAGTTGCGGACCGCCGGTTACCTGCTGTCGGCCGGCCGGATGGTGGCGTCCGGATTCGCCGCGGTCTTCCCGCTCTTCGCGGTCGCTGTTGGTTTCGGGGGTTCGCGTCTGGTGAGCGGGATCGAAACCGGTAAACCGGTCGGCCTTCTCCTCTTCACCCTCATTGCCGCACTCGTGACCGGCGTGTTACTGTTTCTCGTTTCCCTGAATCGCACAACGCGTCGCGGGACGTTGGCCCTGGCGTGCCTCCGCGCGACGGCGGCCCCCCCGCCGATGGACGCGAAACCGGACGCGGTCGGTCAGTTGGTCGGGTTGTACGGCACGTCGGCTCTTGCCGGTTGCGTGCTGGTGGATCTCGCGGCCTTCGCCACTTGGTGCCCGCGCCCGACGCCGGGAGGCGGTGACGGCGGGGGCGGGTGCGGCACCGGCTGTACCGCGGGTAGCGGTGGTGACGGCGGGGCCGGGTGCGGTGGCGGTGGGTGCGGCGGGGGCGGGTGTGGAGGTGGTTGCGGTGGGTGTGGCGGGTGA
- a CDS encoding DUF1330 domain-containing protein has translation MASQTYLEPTQESGRALFARSISGSVVMLNLLRYREIADYSATPELAPRAPITGEAAYRLYMAHTLPHLRSSGGEILFFGRGGPFLIGPSDEHWDAALLVRQSRVASFVAFASNQDYLSGIGHRFAALEDSRLLPLIEGHALGSSGAEPAAAPDPAA, from the coding sequence ATGGCATCGCAAACGTACCTGGAGCCAACGCAGGAGTCGGGACGCGCCTTGTTTGCCCGCTCCATTTCGGGCAGCGTCGTGATGCTGAATTTGCTCCGCTATCGCGAGATCGCGGACTACTCGGCCACACCCGAACTCGCGCCGCGCGCGCCGATCACGGGCGAGGCGGCGTACCGCCTTTACATGGCCCACACGCTCCCGCACCTGAGATCCTCCGGCGGCGAGATCCTGTTCTTCGGCCGGGGCGGCCCGTTCTTGATCGGCCCGAGCGACGAGCACTGGGATGCGGCCCTGTTGGTTCGCCAATCCCGTGTTGCGTCGTTCGTCGCGTTCGCGTCCAATCAAGACTATCTCTCGGGCATCGGGCACCGGTTCGCCGCGTTGGAAGACTCACGGTTGCTCCCGCTGATAGAGGGGCACGCCCTCGGGTCATCCGGAGCCGAACCCGCTGCAGCACCGGACCCGGCCGCGTAG
- a CDS encoding class I SAM-dependent methyltransferase: MADSSNGYDRASAEYLATRRRSNVGLETVRAWAGALPPGASVLDVGCGDGEPVSRALVAAGLSVYGVDASPSMAAAFRANFPHARVVCEPAERSALFAHTFAGAVAWGLLFLLPAEAQRAVIRNVAAALEPGGRFLFTAPEQVCTWDDLLTGLPSVSLGSATYRVICREAGLVPVAEYTDEGDNHYYDVARR; this comes from the coding sequence ATGGCAGATTCCTCGAACGGGTACGACCGCGCCTCGGCAGAGTACCTGGCGACCCGTCGCAGGTCCAATGTCGGGCTGGAAACCGTCCGCGCGTGGGCCGGCGCGCTGCCGCCGGGTGCGTCCGTCCTCGACGTCGGATGTGGCGACGGGGAGCCGGTCTCACGGGCGCTGGTCGCGGCCGGCTTGTCGGTCTACGGGGTCGATGCGTCCCCCTCGATGGCGGCCGCCTTCCGCGCCAACTTCCCACACGCGCGGGTGGTCTGCGAACCGGCCGAGCGGTCCGCCCTCTTCGCGCACACGTTCGCCGGAGCCGTCGCATGGGGGCTCCTGTTCTTGCTCCCGGCCGAGGCGCAGCGGGCCGTCATCCGCAACGTGGCAGCGGCGCTGGAGCCGGGCGGCCGGTTTCTGTTCACCGCTCCCGAACAGGTCTGCACGTGGGACGACCTGCTGACCGGGCTCCCGTCCGTGTCCCTCGGGTCGGCAACGTACCGCGTGATCTGCCGGGAGGCGGGGCTGGTGCCGGTTGCGGAGTACACGGACGAGGGCGACAACCACTACTATGACGTGGCGCGGCGGTGA